The DNA region GCTGGATTCTGGCAGCTCTCAGCACTCCACCAAGCGAGTGTGGGCTGGAGCATGAGTGTACCTGCCGTCTCAGTCCCAAGACTATATGCCATTCATTTTTCTGGACTGATggtcccctttctttttctttcaaaggttTAGGAGGGTTTTGCCTCTAAATGCTGCATACTTAGAAACCAGCTCTGGATGAATTCTATCACCAACTGTGGTGGGAGGTCATAGGAGATGGACTGTGATCAGTTTAGTATGACTTTCTGCTGAATGACATGTGTCCAGGGAGGAGCGCCTGTCCACTTCCTGGTGTAGGATAACAATTTGTCACTTCAACACTGAGCATCTAGGTGACAGGAActgttctataaaagtaaaaacctCTAGGaacacacagtaaaaaaaaaaaaaaaaaaaaaaaaaaaaaaaaaaaaaaaaggcagtttatTGACATCTATCAGAGAGTGTACAATTCCattgtttttagtgtattcacaaagttgggcaaccatcaccactaattctaCAAATTTTCTTCACCCCACAGAAACCCTGCACccgttagcagtcactccccagccCCACCAGACACCCTCAAGCCTTGGCAACCACTgacatctactttctgtcttaaTGGATTTGCCTGTTTTGGATATTtaatttgatggacatttgtttgttttggctacTATGAGTAATGCTAGTATGAATATTCATGGACAAGACTTTGTGTGGACAGGGTTTTGTTTCTCCCGGGTATACACCaaaggagtggaattgctgggtcacatggtgaCGCTtcgtgtttaactttttgaggaaccgccagactgctttccagagtgggggccccattttacattcccaccagcacccAGGAGTGTATTTACTATGAAAGGCAAAGGATGTGAAAAATGATAGTTTTACTGAAGGACAGCACACAAGACCTAAAATAATAGCTGTTACGGACTGAACGTTTGTCTCTCTCCAAAACTCctacgttgaagtcctaatccccagcgTGCTAGTATTAGGATTAAGAAAGTACTGAAGGTGAAATGAGATCCGAAGGTGGGGCCCTGATCCCACAGGATCGGTGTGTCCTcgtaagaagagacaccagagagagGGGTTCCCACTCGCTCTGCGAGCACAGAGGAGAAGCCGCGCACACAAGGAGAAAGATGGCAGTCTGCAAGTGGGCAAGAGAGCCCTTATTAGCAGAAACTGAATTTGCTGGCACCCTGAGAGGATAAAAGCCCGCTGTTCTGCCAGCCGGTCTGCAATACTCTGTAATGGGACCCAGAGCACACTAGTAAGACAGCTCTACTGAGCAATCCCAATTAGAGTCTCAGTGAGGTGTTGTGTTTGGGAAGGGTGAGGAAGGAAAAAGGTGGAACTGGAATAAAAGCCTCAGTCCAAATGGAAAATGCACCAAAACAGCCGAGGGcaagacaaacacaaaaaagCCTTTTTGTCAGTCACTAGTCACTTGTCAGTGGGGAAGACCTGCCTAGCCGAGGTCAGACTACAAGAGAAAGGCAGTCAAATCAAGATGGTCCAGGCAAGGAACATGCACGCTGTCAAACAGACTGGGGAGACCAGAAACAGATCCCGGTACACGTGAGCACTTAATACACAAAGGTAATGCTTCAGTCCACTGGGGAAAGTGGTCTATTGAACAATTTGCTACTAATATATGAAACAACTGGCTGTCCCTCTAAAAGAAAAAGGTGAGTCCCTATTTCCTGCCATAAGccaaaataaattaaactgaATTAGACAACAAATAATCTAGACACAGGAAACCTAGACATTTAAAATGACATACCTaacaaaaattacttttaatgccTCAGGGAGACAGCAGAGTTGGAAAAGTCACTTGCAATCCAGGTCAACTTAACTCCTGGTCAAAGAAGGCTCACGGGAAGTAACGGGCGCCCAGGCTAGTGCCATGGACTGCTGGTGTGCGGCAGGGGACCCAACGACCGGCAGCATGGCAGGAGAGTTTCAGATGGTGCCGGCCATGTGCTGGtgagcagggaagagaaaggactgaagtcctcctgccctcaaggaaagcGATCTGGCACCATCTTCTGAAAGCACACACACCTTTCATCTAACACTCTTACTCCTGAGAGACTAGCGCGTAGGAACGAAAAAGCCTCCTAATAAGGCTACAGGGACAGCAATATTCAGAAAAGCTGACGGTGATGCCAGTCAACAGGGACCTGGTGGAAACAATTACCCAGACCTGCTTAGATTTGCACCCAAGTGCAGGAACATGAGGAAAAGCATACTCTGTTACTGACCTAGGTGCGAAGGTGGGggaaagggcgggggggggggggggggcaaaggccTCAGGCCTGCATCCTGTTACCAGTGTTGCTCAGCAGGGGCTCTCCAAGCCTTTTGGGTAGATGGATTCCTTTCATCACAGAACACTCAGTGCAGCCTCCAGCCCTTGGAACAAGCCATTCTAGTTATTTCCCTGCCCGTAGGTCCAAATGCCCTGTCCTGATGAGAACTGGTGCTTTCTATAAACCCGGTTTCCTGGATCAAGCAGAACCCGACTTGCCGTTTCCAGCCACCACGTGCTTCCTCAAATGTTCCCCGCAGCTTCTGGCCTGCACCTCACCTCTGACGCTCACCCACTCCCCAAGTCTGCCCGTCACAGATGACTGATGGTGCCTCATGATCTGTCTTAACTCGCTGGCCCCAAAGCTGCTGAATCAAAAAAGCCTTCAACTCCCTCACACCAACAAGAAGCAATGGTCTCTTTTCTGGGAACAGTTGAGAAAACGacataaatcagaaagaaaacctCACTTAAGGAATATAATTCCTAGAACTTCTGGTTAAGCTTTCCTTCTGGTGATCAAATATAACTAGTCCTGAGAATGCCAAGAGTAAGCCCATCTCATTCCATGCTCACAACCACCCTGCAAAGTATTACTTGACAGACGAGGATATGGAAGCTCAGAGAcgatcaaaaaacagaaaactagagCTAATGAAGGGTAGCAGACCTGGGATCTGAATTCAAGTGTACCCCCTCCTTCAACAGAAGGAGCCATCTGACCGAGGGCCCCCTAGTGGTCCCACTCCTAACAGCATGCAAGGAGAGTAAGAACATACCCAAGTAAGGGTAGCCTCAGCCTGTCTTCATGCCCTTGCATTGTGTAGGTTATTCACAAACACGTGGAATTTCTGGAAGGTTTAGCAGAATGCCTCATTACCTTCCCAGATAAACACATGGGTTTTCCTGGTTACACAGAAAAAAGAGCTAAGAAAGATTAAGGACAAGAAAGCCAGGCAGGGCCTGGGTTGACGGTCAGTCACCAGAGGGAGCCAGACAGCTGCCAGAGACCCACCTGTTTAAGTGCATTCCGTGCAATTGTCTGGAACGCCTGCTCCACGTTGATGGCCTCCTTGGCACTGGTCTCGAAGTAGGGAATGTTGTTTTTGCTGTAGCACCAGGCCTGTGCCCGCTTTGTGGCCACCTGCAAGAGGACGCAGGGTGTACGTGTGCTCCTAACAGAAGCAGCTAGCACAGGTGAGGGAGCAGACCGGGGATGAGGGTGTGCAGGGGTTAGAGGAAGGGAGCTGcagacctgtccaaggtcacactgcgGGCTCTGTGTAATACAGCTAGGCCTCAAACCCGAGCCCACTCCACAATCCATAGTTTCTGACCCTTAGCTACGCTTACAGCCGGACGACGAAAGGAGTAAGCAGCTAGCCCGCGAAGTACCGAATCGTTTCTCTTGGGACCTCAGAGGTCCCAGCCCAGGGAATGCCTGGCAGCTTGGTCTTAAGGTTTGTAGTCCCTTCCCCATTACTGCTAGTGTTACATCACCTGTGCCACAGCATTCTGCAGCTCTCACCGACACCTCTGCCTCTACCCTaattctttcccccacccctagCCCACTTTCAGGCACGAGAGGACTGTCACctaggaaagggagaaaaggagatcaatggccagaaataaaccaagctataattaagagtctatgCTCCCAAGAGAAATGCTATTTCAAAGTAAACCAGAGCAATTTTACTCAAAGCCCAAAGTGCAACCTTCTGCACACACGGAGATCCAGGCAGGCCCCTGAGGTGCAGGAGCACTCAAGAATGACAAAACCTAATTCCCTCCTTTTGAGTGCAGAAggagaactgaggctcagagggcaaAGACAATGGCCCAAAGTCAGAGCCGGCCTGAGACAGCATGAGGATTGAAACCAGGTCTCCTGGGCCCTGGTCCTCAAAGGCAGCTGAGTAGAAGGTAGTTCATGTTCCCACAGGTACCTTTCTGGAGCCAGTCTGGGCTTCGCACAGAACCCGCCAAACCCCAAGTCACCTTACAAGCCAGTGTCTCTCGGTGGAGAGGAAAACAGCAATGGGCCAACTAGAAAGCCACCATTTCCCAAGCTCCTCCTGGGTGCCAGGGCTTTTGGGTACACCGTCATCCGATCCCAGAGTATTCTTGTTATATAAGTCAAGATTCAGACTCCAAGAAATATTCCCAAATTAAAAGTGTATGAGCCAGGCTTTAAATGCAAATCTGCCTTTATATGCAAAAGACCAAAATGCAGACTTCAACTGGCTTCAAGTCAAATTATTTCGTGGGGACCAAAACGATGGGCAGTATAGACAACTCCATAAAATGGACTTGCTACTCTGTTGGCGTAATTTCGAAGGGAAGACCGCTGCAGATTTTCACTGTCCTTGTTTTGCCACAGCGGAAGCAAAAATGGTAAGcctttgctagattaggaaaCAAGGCCCAATTCCTTGGGCTGGGCAGGTAACTAGTTAGTTATCCCTCCCCTCTACCCCACTACGggggcgcacacacacactgatgtACTGGGTACTGGTCCTTAAGGCACATGTCTTTTTACCAACTGAAACTAAAAACAGGACCTGTCATCTGAAACTTAGCTGCCACTTTGAAAAGGCCCAGTAGCCACGACCTAAATGAGGGTAGATTCATAAGCCTCCATGTTGAGGATTCTCACTGTCATCAGCACTTACTTGTCTGTTTTCGAGGTCAATCTTGTTTCCCAACACAACGAAGGGGAAGTTTTCAGGATCCCGGGGACTGGCCTGGATGAGAAACTCATCTCTCCAACTATCGAGGGTTTTGAACGTGTTGGGGGCAGTAACGTCAAAGACCAGAACGCAGCAGTCTGCGCCTCTGTAGAAGGCCACGCCGAGGGACTGGAACCGCTCCTGGCCTGCCGTGTCCCAGATCTGCGAGAGACGACACATTATTCCCTGGGGGGCACAGCACTAGGACTGGGGGACGCCGGAGGAGCCGCTGAGAGACAAGCGACTTGAGATTTCAGAATTCAGGAAGCCAGGCGCAGCACCAGAGCACCGACACAGCCCTGACGGACAGCATGTATGAGTGCACGTTCTGGGGAGGGCTGACACCGAGTCTGAACTcttctagaaaacatttttatcttgatctgggtggtggtcCCATGCATGAAcagatatttatgtaaaattcatgATGCAAACTTAAGATTTATGTACTTTGGGAACTttctgggggtgatggaaatacaGGGAGGTGATTacacactgaattgtacatttaaatcTACGTATTTCACTGTATATGAAGtttacctagaaaaaaaaaatcagtatgttttatttatattatgattcaattaaaaaaaaaaaaggcaaacaaaacccCGGACACACAGAGATGAAGGGAAAGACAAGAACATACTTTAGAATAGAGGGGAAAGCCGGCTTTTAATCAAAAGAACACCAGGTACTACTGACCATCTCAAAGAACGTCATATGGTTCATTGGCATGTTAGGTTCAAGAACAAGGATGGATTTCCTTCCTGCCCTAGATCCCTAACAAAGCCACCCTGGTCGGCCTGTGAGATGATGTGTGTTCTGAGGAATGGCCCCATACCCTCCAGCAGGTCACCTGGTTTAAGATCTGGGTCAGAAGCAGCATACCATTACTTCTAgctgacatggatggatctttaACTGTTGGAGTCACTGTTTGCCGGGAACCCACTCAGCTTCAGAACAACATTAGAACTTGGACCGTCCTCTATAACCCAAATAAATGCCAACTCTACGTCCAAACCACCAGCCAACAACTCCAAAGGCTCAGAGTTTGAACCAAAACGGGAGTGTGGATCGGGAGCCCACACTCCCATTTTATCTCCAGAACCAAATTTTGCAGAAGGATGGCTGAGCTCCTCTGTGCAGCCCTTCTCACGCGGTCAGTCCCGCCTCCCTCCAAGTAATCCGGAACACTTGGGGAACCTGTCAAGTGTCCCCAGGCCACACACAGGTTGAGTTCCCAGTTCAGGTAGGAATATCACCATATAAGTTATGATGCTTGATAAGAATAAGCAAATACGTACAACAAAATTAACACAGGACAGGGCAATAATACGGGATTCACATTTCTTTAACACTACCAACGTCATCAAAGCTCGTGATGTTCTACTAAATCCCCTAACACCCCCCCAAAATATTCTCTGAAGGGACTCTTCAAACCTAATGTGCAAATCCAGACAGCTGATTTACTCTTGGGGACTGGCTCAAATGACACTAGCAAACAGGAGCAGAGCCAGAACTTAAATATTGACTGGAAGGCTGGAAATAGCAGCATTAGAACCCCTACAGAAGGTCCAATAAAGCAATACGACCACACACGCTAAACTCCGGCCCACAGAATGGCCATGAATAGCCCAGGCCAACAGCATGCTGGAAGGGGGCTACCGTGGTTATCAACGTCGAGGTGCACATTTCAGTCTTTTGTCGATGAACAGTCCCCGAGCCCAAGTGTTACTCCTATGGGGACGACAGCTCTGAGAAGCCCGCGCCTCAGCCTTTCCTTTCAGTGTGCATGACCCTCCATAACCAGTACATGAAAACATGGCCGACAGCACTCCTGGCCACAActctgagagcagggagcctggcgctGGCAGCCCACTCCATTCCCAGGAAACGCAAACCACTATGTACACTATCTACACGCACTCACTCTGGGAAGAACCTTTCTAAAATAGGACATGCCCTAGCAGCCATGGGAGGTCAGCCTGCCTGtagagcagaggcaggaggcagtCATGAATGTCTGTGTGTGGCACAGGAGTGCTCAGGCCACTGGTAAAAGCAGCAGCCACTCAAACAGAACCAGAAGGGAGTGATGATGACTTCGACGGAAGGGTGAAGagcaataaaaacaaactcaaaggCAATTATTCTACCTGCCTCTCATCGGGATGGGGAACTAAATGCAACCCCAATACAACAAACAAAGCACACCCATGTAGACAAAATTCGTCTCTGCTGCCAGTGGATAACCAGTAGAAGGACTGCTGGTGATGTTTGCTCTTGTGCTTTTCTGGTTTCCCAACGCCATACAGTGAATATGTGTctctctgtgaaaaaaaaaaatgaattctttctcATAACAGGGAGACTGATCGATGGAGTGGGACTCAAGAGCCTGGTCATACAAtaagaaaagtagaaacagaCAACTACTTCTATAGAGAGAAAGTAGGGAAAAAACGCAGAACTTAAATCTAGGcttggagaaattaaaaaaaatttttttccattagagaAAGTTAACACTGTTACTATGTAAACATTTGGGTAAGTAAAGCCAAAGCCAAAAAACCCCCGGAAACACTTGGCATCCCCCCCACAGAGACCATCTTCGTTAGCTCATCCGTTATTGTAGGTACCCACGCTGTGGTTTTAGGGAGCTGAAATCTTACACCACCTATCAGTCTGCGCTCTCCCCCATCACCCCTCTCTGCCCATGTGAAACATCACAGCATGCTCTGACTGAAGCTGACACCTTTATTACTGCCCAACAAACTCAGCAAacaattttattcttgttttttaaaaacatattgctGTCAAATTTCCACAATTGTAAGGATTTCAGTAATGAATGTTAACTTACAGAGCCTCTTCTGTATTCCCGACTGCTTGTTTGGGACAGAATCCCAAGAGGAGATTACGTAAGAACTCTAGGACTCTTGATGGAACCAAACGGGCACTTGCAACTCAAATACACAGAGAAGGCAAAGCAAGGCATTAAGAAGGCAAATTGAAAAACTACACAGTTATTCTTAGCAACTCTCAAAAATTTTCTTCACATCTAGAAAAGTACAGTCCTATGactgtgttcttttaaaatttgtaatattttaattgaaatattttattttctaaagcacACCAATATATTTACCCGTCCTCCAATGTGACAAATGTTCTAACACTGCCACTGTTAagtcaggtgtttttttttttggttttgtttttttaaattttaaaaaagattttacttatttatttgagagagagagagaatgtgacagagggagcatgagagaggggagggccagagggagaagcagactccctgccaggcagggagtccaatgtgggactcgattccaagactccaggatcatgacctgagatgcaggcagtcgcttaaccaactgagtcgcCCAGGCACCCAGCTGTCTGtctgttgttttgtttaagaAACGTAACCCTTCCTCACAgcattccctttccttcctccccagatGTAAACGGCTCCTGAAGAGTTAATTGTCTACACAAATAGTATGATCCTATACATCtttttgcaacttgctttttttcttttccaaaagttAATGGCTACATAGCATTCTACTGTCTTAATATGCACACTCTAGTCCCTGGTCATCTCAGCAGCAATTAGCATTCTTCCTACACTCCTCTTCCTGTACCCAGAGCTAAGTTTCAGTTAGGCTCTCTCTAGACAGAGAACTGCGCGTGCTCAACGATGGAGAGCACAATGGTGGTCTCTACTGAAGAGGGCTGCACTGACACACTACCACCATCGGCTTGAGAATATTCTACTCCTATATTCCAGCCAAAGCTTGATTTTGTTAGCCCTTTCCCCCCCATGTCtgtacatttacagcaacatgctTTATTAACTTTAAAGTAAaatgtgggcacctgggtggctcagttggttaagcgtctgccctcagctcaggtcatgaccccagggtcctgggattgagctcagagtctgcttctccctctccctctgctcctgcttccccatccccgcttgtgttctctctctctcacttgtgctctctctcaaataaaatcttaaaaaaaaaaaagaatatctgtgTTATACATTTAAATCACTTTAAAGAACTCCAGCTATGTCAAAAGGTATCTATATAAAATGAGGAATATGTTAGAATTAAAAGGCTATgtggtttgcatttttcttaaaatgtacatAAACTCTCACTTCCAACTCAGTAACTTTAGTGTGTCGTGTCTGAATATTTACTTTCTACATGAGGGACtgtgtgcttttaaaatgttgTGGTATGACCACCTCTTAGTTCTACTGATGATAAATATATCTGTTGCTGTTTATGATAATTGTAAATGATACTTTATATTGAAATAGGACACTTCCCCCCCCATATCCATGATTTACTTACTTGATAACCACaagtttgttcctctttctcccatTTCCCACGCCCCACCCCTCTGGgcaccaccagtttgttctctgtactgaTGAGTCTGTATTTGTGTtgttgtttgttcctttgtttttagattccacatgtaagagaAACCATATAGTATCTGTCTCTGTCTGACTGAATTCACTgggcataatactctctaggcccatccatgttgttgcaaacagcaagatctcattcttttttatggtgagtaccacatctttatccattcacctgtagatggacacttgggctgcttccatatgaAATAAGACACTTACTGAATATTACTGTTTTACTTCAAGTCTAATTTTAGTTCTAGAGAAGGTGGTGCTACATCAAAGGCTTGgacaaggttttctttttctcttattccagGAAGATCATTTAACAGCAAACATTTGAGGTTTCTTAAGTGACGCAGAGCTACGATGCCTCTCTCTGTGATACACCCACatgaaattatttccatttccaaCAGGCTTTTATGTAAATTTTCAAGTTTACAAAGTCTCTCCGAACAGTCAGGCTCAATATAATGACACTTGAATGACCCTGCTTTTCCAGCATGCTGTTAGCCCTCCATGGGATCAAATCCAACGCTCACGATTTAAGAGCTGTAGCTCAACTGCCTCAATTCTGTTTGTCCAGAGGCCCTGATGAGAGGATGCTGTAGTCCTTCTGCCAACTCTCCTGGCCCTGGTAGCACAACACAGCCCCACCGCGCAGGGCTGACATCCACTTTATTCAACCAGCCCCACAAGTATCTGGAGTCACATGACCATGGGAGTTTCTTTAAGCCACCCAACTGCTGGGGAATTTTTCCAAAGAGCATCTTTTGATAGcactggagagggaggggagaggaggggagaggaagggaggggaggggaggggagggagggaaggagggttgGTTCCCCTTGTCTATAGCAGTGCCACCCTGTCCCGTcacctttttaaatttgtaattccCTGAAATCAAGCCGCGGGACATGAAAGGTTTCTTCTGATAGTTGCCTGTTGATGTCTTTTGTCCAGTTATCCAGGGAGCTGGTGACTGGATACTATTATGCATTATCACCATTTTTTCTGGTCTATGGTTTTTGTTATTTGGGAATCTTGTTATTCAAATGTTTAATGTGGTCTACTATTGGATCTTTACTCTTTTATGATTTGTGCTTTCTCTATTTTAAACACCTAAggtaaaacaattattttcatttcttaagtttcattttgtacttttttcattCAGGTCTTGGACCCTCTGGTTACTCCCCCCTCAATTTACTGTGTAACTCCCCCTTTCCCTACTCTTCTGGAAGCCGCCTCTCTCCTCAGTGTCCACCCACCAGGTGTGCCCTGTCTGTGTATCCTCTGTTCCCTTGATCCGCATGTCTCTGACAACATCACACTGTTTAAATTACCATAGCTTCATAGTAAGttacctttaaatttttcttgcGTACTTGATTCCATCTAATGTTTAATACTGATGATTTCTAGCTTCTTCCTGAACAATGTAAGGAATTAAATATCCacagcaaccactaatcttcCCCAACACATTAAATTACATAGGTCTAATCCTGGTTTTCTGTGATAGTTTGGAAGTTACATACCCCTACTATTAGGGTCATCATTCTAAcaataaatatatgcatacaatTAAAGTTTATCTCACTTTATCTTCTTACCTCAGACCTTTCTAAATGGAGTCACTTTCATCCTGCCTGAAGTACATCTTTTAGAATTTTTGCCATAGAACCTAAGGATGTACGCTTTCATTCTTCGAGGATATTTTTAGCAGGGACATAACACTGTGCTGCAGGTTTCTCTCAGAATATATTCCACCGCCTGTTGACTTCCACTGTTACTGCTGGAAGTCAACTGTCAGCCTCATTCCTGTTCCTTTTTAAGGTGATCTTTCTCCTCCGGATGCTTTCGAGTATGCCTTTTGTTTTTGCAATTTCATTATGGTATGgcgagatttcttttttatttatccacCTTGGAATTTGGGCTTCCTTAATCTGTGGACTGGTGCCACctcaattctggaaaattctcggCAAATACCGTCTttgatctattttctttcttttgagattaAAAGGAGGTGTGACCTGTCTACTAAGTC from Ursus arctos isolate Adak ecotype North America unplaced genomic scaffold, UrsArc2.0 scaffold_14, whole genome shotgun sequence includes:
- the RAB7A gene encoding ras-related protein Rab-7a is translated as MTSRKKVLLKVIILGDSGVGKTSLMNQYVNKKFSNQYKATIGADFLTKEVMVDDRLVTMQIWDTAGQERFQSLGVAFYRGADCCVLVFDVTAPNTFKTLDSWRDEFLIQASPRDPENFPFVVLGNKIDLENRQVATKRAQAWCYSKNNIPYFETSAKEAINVEQAFQTIARNALKQETEVELYSEFPEPIKLDKNDRAKASAESCSC